From one Nitrospirota bacterium genomic stretch:
- the rplL gene encoding 50S ribosomal protein L7/L12, with translation MAVTKEEVFEYIDNMTILEMSKFIKEFEDRYGVTAAAPVAMAAMPGAPAAGAAAPEAEEKTSFDVILSAAGEKKIQVIKVVRELTALGLKEAKDLVDGAPKPVKTGVSKEEADSIKAKLEEQGATVEIK, from the coding sequence ATGGCTGTTACAAAAGAAGAAGTTTTTGAGTATATCGATAACATGACGATCCTCGAGATGTCAAAGTTTATCAAAGAATTCGAGGACAGATATGGGGTCACTGCCGCAGCACCTGTAGCTATGGCTGCGATGCCGGGAGCACCGGCAGCAGGAGCTGCTGCACCTGAAGCTGAGGAAAAGACAAGTTTTGATGTAATTCTTTCTGCTGCAGGCGAGAAGAAGATCCAGGTAATCAAGGTGGTAAGAGAGCTTACCGCTCTGGGGCTGAAGGAAGCAAAGGATCTTGTTGATGGAGCTCCGAAACCTGTGAAGACCGGTGTTTCGAAAGAGGAGGCTGATTCGATAAAAGCAAAACTCGAGGAACAGGGTGCAACAGTAGAAATAAAATAA
- the rplJ gene encoding 50S ribosomal protein L10: MKELNDGFSKAKALIFTDYRGLTVAELSELRGLLREGNFEYRVVKNTMAKLASEGTPVFNARDSFSGPVGIAISYDDPVLPVKKILEFAKKNDKLKVGVGLIEGSVCAAADLKAVADLPPKNVLLSIIAGSFNAPAGKLAYALNATLSKFVYVLEAIKNKKS; this comes from the coding sequence GTGAAGGAACTTAATGACGGGTTCAGCAAAGCAAAGGCGTTGATATTTACTGATTACAGGGGCTTAACCGTTGCCGAGCTTTCAGAACTGAGAGGTCTTTTGAGAGAAGGCAATTTTGAATACAGGGTTGTCAAGAATACCATGGCAAAGCTTGCTTCCGAGGGAACGCCTGTCTTCAATGCAAGGGATTCTTTCAGCGGTCCTGTAGGAATAGCCATCAGCTACGATGACCCTGTTCTGCCGGTCAAGAAGATACTTGAGTTTGCAAAAAAGAATGATAAGCTCAAAGTCGGCGTCGGTCTCATTGAGGGGTCGGTCTGTGCAGCTGCTGACCTGAAAGCTGTTGCTGATCTGCCGCCAAAGAATGTGCTGCTTTCGATAATTGCCGGCAGTTTCAATGCACCTGCAGGCAAACTGGCGTATGCACTGAATGCAACATTAAGCAAATTCGTGTATGTACTTGAAGCGATAAAAAACAAGAAAAGTTAA